The Lates calcarifer isolate ASB-BC8 linkage group LG7_2, TLL_Latcal_v3, whole genome shotgun sequence DNA window GGGGAGGCTGATGTGTGCTCTGACTCCTTATGTTTCTTActgtctgctctctgcctctctgggCAACATGGTGCTTATATCCATAGATCGCTACCTGGCTATCTGTGACCCACTGCTCTATTCGTCTAAGATCACTGTGAACAGAGTTAAAATTTTAATCTGCTTGTGCTGGGCTTGTTCTCTTGTCTATAATGGGTGTATTCTGATGGGACACTTAGGCCGGCCAGACAGGTTCAGGTCCTGCCACGGGGAGTGTGTGGTGGTCATCAGCCACCTCTCAGGTACATTAgatctcttcatctcttttgtcGGACCCTGCACTGTCATGGTTGTTCTGTATATGAGGGTGTTTGTGGTTGCTGTTTCTCAGGTGCGTGTTATGCGGTTGCAGACAGCAGCCACCGCTGTCactgcagctccagctgctAGGAAATCAGAGAGAAAGGCAGCCAGGACTCTGGGGGTTGTGATAGCtgtgtttctaatgtgtttcTGCCCGTATTATTATCCTGCTCTTGCAGGTCAGGACACCTCCACTAGCTTGTCCTATTATGCCACGCTGTCTTGGATCATGTTGATGAACTCCTGTGTGAACCCTCTGATTTACGCCTTGTTTTACCCCTGGTTTAGGAAAGCAGTCAAACTCATTGTCACCCTCAGAATACTGCAGGTTCACTCCCGGGAGGTCAAGATACTGTAAACAGGGCTGAAACAGGGCTGGCCTGACTGTCCTGCTGCAGCACCACAGAGAGCCTCCACAGTGGACTCAGGCACAGAGTTTCACATGTTGTCACACAGTTGTGTTGTAAGCAGGTTTTTCTCATGAATACACACCTCGGCTCTGAGTGAAGCACATTAACCTTGGCTAAAGTGACTGCACACTGCAAATGTCTGAGTATTGACTCTGAATGAAACATTGTGTGCACagcctttgtgtctgtgtgtattacccataaaaaacataaagatGCAGATCTAGAAAAGTCTCAGTGATCGATAggataaatcattttttttacacatctcagctctgctctttcttttgtttttaccaGACTGTCATAAGCACCaagaaatcataaaaaatgagTACAAACTGGATGTATAAAAAGACTCATATGAGAATcttataaatattttcaaataattCATGCTGGTCGACTGTGAAatagaaaaatgaataaatgaatgaataacagaCTACTCTGTTGGCTCTGTGCTTTGCACagccactcactgtcagtttccCTGTTAAGTCTGTGTGGTTTAGTCTCCTCTAATCAGTATCACTGTTATTAAGCATTTGAATGTGGCTATTATGCACTTCTCCTGCCAGCTGTGCTATTAAAAATAATCAAGTCAGTGTGTTCTTTATCACtgccatgttttatttaatataatacAGAATTGCTGTCAAATACATTTGGTTTGTTGCTGCTaatttctgtctgtctacacAAATACGAGAGCTTTAAATTTAACACCAATGCACCACAAACTGCATGCTCTGTCCtatcaaaaacaaatgaacttaAATGACCATATATATTAAGTATAACACTGCATATTCTTGTATTTAGTCTGAATTATTGCTTTGCCTCTGTAGACTCACCCACTTGGCAGCTGCTCCCAGCTGTCTGCGAGAATCAGGCCTGTAAAAAACAATGATTAGAAAATGATTAGAAGACATTTAAGCATGAAGGTTCACAGAtacagttaaaaacagtcaCCTGAAGTGGAAAAATCTGAATGAGAGCAAagaattaaaacacacattccTCTCCCTAGGCCAAACTATGCCTGCATGAAGGACTGTAATTTTTTTATGGTGCAATTCTTTGGTTGTAAATCTCTAAAAGTCAAACATATTAATGATGTCCTTTGTTTCAACATTATAGACTTGCTCAATAAATGCAATTCATCAAACACCATATTATCAAAGCCCACAGTTAAAGGGTATGGACAATCCTAGTTGTAGCCACATGGTGGCGCTGCCAGACTATTGACACTACAGTATAATCCAGAGGGTGTTTGCTGCCTCTTTGTACAGCAGAACAAGCCATACACCAACAACATACTCTTAAAAACACCTCCAACCGCCTTTTAAAGCATTTCACAAATGTCACCAACAGTGCTTTATGAAAAACTCCCACTTTACAGATACAATAACTCATAATGTTACACAGTTGAAATGTCGACCGTACCCACCCAAAAACAACAATCTTTTCCCACCAAACTGTAGGGGGGCAGAGGGagaagtgatgatgatgatgaagaggaacATAGGTTGCATCAGTCATCAGGTGtttggagagacagaggtgcaGGTTTGAGGAATATAAATTAACTGTCTGATGGTGAGTTGCATTTagtctcctcctccctgatgGACAGCAGTGGCCCACCCCCACTCTGCTTCCCCAACCTCAACTCCTCCTGCAGACGTCTGTCTCTGCCCCGCTCTGAGACCGCTCTACTTTACACTCTGCTGGCCTTCGTCTCTCTGCTCACTGTGACGCTCAACCTGCTcgtcatcatctccatctctcactTCAGGCAGCTCCACACTCCGACCAACGCCCTGCTCCTGTCCCTGGCTGTGTCCGACCTGGTGGTGGGGCTGCTGGGGATGCCCATCGAAGGCCTGCGCTACATGGAGACATGCTGGCTGCTGGGGAGGCTGATGTGTGCTCTGACTCCTTATGTTTCTTActgtctgctctctgcctctctgggCAACATGGTGCTTATATCCATAGATCGCTACCTGGCTATCTGTGACCCACTGCTCTATTCGTCTAAGATCACTGTGAACAGAGTTAAAATTTTAATCTGCTTGTGCTGGGCTTGTTCTCTTGTCTATAATGGGTGTATTCTGATGGGACACTTAGGCCGGCCAGACAGGTTCAGGTCCTGCCACGGGGAGTGTGTGGTGGTCATCAGCCACCTCTCAGGAACTGTTGACCTCTTTGTCACATTTGTCGGACCCTGCACTGTCATGGTTGTTCTGTATATGAGGGTGTTTGTGGTTGCTGTTTCTCAGGTGCGTGTAATTCGATCACAGACTGTTGCTGCCAACGTCAAAGCAGCTCCAGCTGCTAGGAAATCAGAGAGAAAGGCAGCCAGGACTCTGGGGGTTGTGATAGCTGTATTTCTAGTGTGTTTCTGCCCGTATTATTATCCTGCTCTTGCAGGTCAGGACACCTCCACTAGCTTGTCCTACTTTGCTGCTCTGTCTTGGATCATGTTTTTGAACTCCTGTATGAACCCTCTGATTTATGCTCTATTCTACCCCTGGTTTAGAAAAGCTATTAAACTCATCTTCACACTTGAAATCCTGCAGGCTCATTCTCGGGAGATAAAGATCCTTTAGACACAGCTGAAACTATCTGTGTTTGTTCGCTATCCAGTTTTAATGAAACATGCTCACTGTACCATTTGTGTACACGTGCTGCATAGACTGTGAATTGAGAATATAATGAGCAGCAGGGACTCGACAGTggcttcagctgctgcaggatttCTCATTTTGTCCACACCCTGCAGTAAAACATGATTACACATGAGACAAATAATTATTAAAGTGACAAGACTTTGATGTGCATTTTCATCATACAGAATTTAAAACCTTTGAGAAAATCTCAGTTTGACTGCATTTCATCTCTTTGCTTTGCAGTGTGTAAATATGCTGCTAAACGTAGTGACGACATAATGTGATGCAGCTTCATATTTGAATACTTTGCCAATACATATCTACATGAGTGGTTTATACATGTATAATTGCGTTATTACTCATTAGATATAACACAGGTTTGACTTTTCTTCCCTATGACAAGGCTATGTTATCAGTATTTTATAGATAATGCATGGTAATTGATTGTACTACAGTTCATGATAAATTCATATGTTTTATTAGATTAGTTAGTCTGCTTCTTTGTTCAACGAGATCCCTATTAACTTTGCTACTTTGTCTGAAAAATACCTGCAGTTTTCCCTCTTTCATGCTGCAAATCAGTTTAACATTGTAATCAATGTCTCCATGCAAAGACTGCcatcaaacattaaacattaaacttaacacttcacttttatttattcttaatttttaatttttttcctccacagactTACCCATAAGAAGCATCTTGTGTTGATATGAAGCAGGCCTGCAAATCATAAAATGGTGATTGAAGTGTCAGGTCATGTCACAtggtaaatatactgtatgaacaGGCCTAAGGTAACAAAACATTCTCCCTTCCCTTGGGCCAAAAGCGGTTTTAGCAATGCTTTAAGAGCAACTCTATGAGTATAAATCTATAAAAATTAGTAACTCTATGAAGGTTAAATGAGGTTTATTTACTGAATAAGTACATACTCGCTACATACACAGGTACAATCGAATAAGTGTAGGTATAGATTTAAGTCTTGTTATCACCATCATTCCTCAATTTTAACTATAACCCAAATGCAGTCATTAACAAGTCAAATAAACTATCTAAATAAACACAAGCGTTGTGCTCTTTGTCTGCTTTTGAATGCATTATTCTCCTGAATAAGTCTCCTGAATAAGTCTCCTGAAGTTTATACTATTTTCAAGGATAGAGCCCTTTATAAAGCACAAAGTTATCAAGTTTCTATTAGGACTGTGTTtgaaaatcatgacaaaaataaGCTATAGGTAGTTTTCTGTTACCATAGGACAAAACAGACTCACTATTGCTGGACTATTACACATCTAACATTTTGATTAGGCCACTCTGatgctctgcagctgcagtgccACATCCGAGGCGTAAGGGGGCAGTGTCGCATAGTAACATTTGATGTCTAACTCCGTTGTAAACTAGAGCTCGAAAACCAGGTAGCTGGGAAATATGACATGACCAAGAaccactgttttctgacaacaTTAAATATAAGTATAATTACAACACTTGACTATTTTTATTCGAAACATGTTACGGACATTGTGTCGGGCCGGTGGCGCCGTTTTAAAGGTAAAGAGACAGTTTGTCAGGCATTAGCAAGTCTGTGTGTGCTAGTTGAAAGATAGCTTGTTAATTTGCTAGCCTGTTAACTTTAGCCAGTAAAGTCACTTTaccctttttttcttaaaacGTCTAACACCTGTCATTTCACTTTCCTATATGTGAATTTGTATCATGAGATTTAGCATTTTTTACATCAACGTTACCTGTAGTGAACGGTAGCTAGCTCCTGTCAAACTCTCAATCCGTCACAGGTTGTAATGCAAGCTTAAGCCCATGTAATAAACGTGATACAGGTGTGACAGTATTTATAGATATTATTTAACGATCTGTTGTAATGggtacatatttgtgtgtgtatatttttgcaCACTTATACTAGTTACTAAGTCCTTGAGGTTTGTTAGCATCAGAATTTAGTGCCCTTCATGCAAAATGACCATTTAAGAATAACATCCATCATATTATTGAATTAATTGCATTAATGTGTGTAACACATTAATAGTAGAGCTGGTAAAGGTATGGCTAATGTTAATTATACTGTTGGGTAGCTTATGAATTTTTAACTAATTcttcacacactgtcagtctTACAAGCACTTCAGTGCTACTGACTATTACCAAATAATGTCACACATGAGGGAAACTGACTGTTTAAAGATAACAGAAACATGGGTATTAACTTTAAGACAGATCCACTGATTTGTAACAAACATACTTATCACAGCTGTATGATTGCCTGTCTCTACAGAGCTCCCAACGCACTGTGCCCAGGTTGTGGGTGACCCCAGCCCAGCAGCGATGGGCCTCTAATTTACCCATGAACACAGTGGTCCTGTTTGTGCCACAGCAGGAGGCCTGGGTGGTCGAGAGGATGGGTCGCTTTCACCGGATCTTAGAGCCGGTAATACTTTTCAACCAGGTTTTAAATAAGAATGTGTTTGGGAAGGCTAACACTAACATTATCATTTAACtacatttttttgtcctttcttACAGGGACTGAACATCCTCATTCCCATACTTGACCGAATTCGTTATGTGCAAAGCCTTAAAGAGATTGTTATTGACATCCCTGAACAATCAGCTGTATCTCTAGGTAAGTTTGATCTCTATTGCATgttgggaaaaagtcaaagcAACTGATGACTTTAACATTTGTGTCTATTAATGGCTTAAACATCTTCAGGGCTGAATGAACTCATATTTTCTTGGTCTTTACACAGATAATGTGACGCTTCAAATTGATGGAGTTCTTTATTTGAGAATCCTAGATCCGTTTAAGGTACGCTGGTAGGAGTATTCAAGTACTAGGCTCTCATTTTGTGGATAAATTGTATACTGATTTGAAGCAATCAAGCAGTACTGTTTTTTAGCCAGCAGGTGGCACCAGTTAGTTTAGTTATTCATGAAATCTCCTCATGGAGACTGATCACTTTTGTCTGTCCAGGCTAGTTATGGTGTAGAGGATCCAGAATATGCTGTGACTCAGCTTGCACAAACCACAATGCGTTCTGAACTGGGCAAACTCACACTGGATAAAGTGTTCAGGGTAGGAAACAAGCACAAGCACTGTTTGGTGTGTATGTCATTGTAAAAGGATAGTGATTATCTTAAACCTTCTATCTTGGACCCTCTGGTTTTCAAGGAAAGGGAGTCCCTTAATTCCAACATCGTCCACTCCATCAATCAGGCGTCAGATGAGTGGGGAATCCGCTGCCTGCGTTATGAAATCAAAGACATACAAGTTCCACCTCGTGTTAAAGAATCAATGCAGATGCAGGTAAGACACAGACATAACCATGACTATCATCTCAATATCCTGAAACATTCAAGAGGCCATTTAGATGCAAGTTCTCTGTCAGAATATGCAGGAATTACAAAACATTATCACTGTCAACTCTAATTATTCAGTTatataattttctgttttcaaaacaATCAAAGACAGTTACTAAACAGGAGAGTTCCCCGGGGGTTATGCAAATTGTCGGTCGCACCCAACCATCGGGTGATTTTAGGATTATTTTGTTTCCCTGGCGGAGAAATACGTGACATCcttctttgttctttgtttcctgtgtaGGTGGAGGCCGAGCGTAGGAAGAGAGCCACAGTGCTGGAGTCTGAGGGGACACGGGAAGCGGCCATCAATGTCGCAGAGGGTCACAAGCAAGCCCAAATCCTGGcctcagagggagagaaggtCGAGCAGATCAACAAAGCTGCTGGTTGgtgcattttactttttactcaaAGAAACAACTGTTTCCTTAACTGGGACTTTTCCATGCAGGAATCATGGGAGCACGTATGTAATTGAAGGTCTTGTTAACTTAGGACTTAGGCCCTCATTACACTAAATCCACAAAGCATTTAATTACGTGCCTGCAGACTGTGTTACAACACTACACGAGCATCTCACAACTCAGactaaaaacaaatcattcatGTTTACTGACAAAGTCCAAATATATTGAGAAGAAGTTAATCAAAAGGAGCCTTTTATAATATAAACCCAAAACAAATGTACTTTGTTGTTAATTCACATGTCGTGTTGTCTCTAGGTGAGGCCCAAGCTGTGTTAGCCAAAGCAGAAGCCAAAGCCAAGGCCATTCGTCTGTTGTCAGAGGCTCTGGCTGAACAGGTATTAGATTGAAAATGATGTTAAGCTCTCGTGTTATTTGGAAAAGCTCCTCTCAGTATTCACAGTAACCAGGGTTTTGGTTGTGCTCTTGACAGAACGGAAACGCTGCAGCCTCACTGAGCGTCGCCGAACAGTACGTCTCTGCTTTCTCCAACCTCGCGAAAGAGTCCAACACTGTGCTTCTGCCCTCCAACACTGGGGACGTTAGCGGAATGGTCACACAGGTACGCTCTTTTCTACTAAGTAGCTAGTAATCTTGATAAGGGTCATTGTTTGGTATGTTTTtggttaaaggaatagttattAACTTCTGCTATGTGTTTGTAACGCTTTCCATATTGTTCTTTCGCCCTCAGGCCATGACTATTTACAGCACGCTATCCAAGCCGATGTTAAAAGTCGACAGCATCAAGACCAAGCCGGAGGAGCCCAGTGAAGAGCCTCCAGTCCAGTCAACATCAGCCCACTAGCAGAGGACACCATTACTGcaccaaactgcagcagagacagaaaaaagaagaagcagttTTCTACAGCTTTGGAGGCCAAtggctctgctgtgtgtctaGTGTCTAGTGCAAAGGGCGCTCTATCTACTGCAGGGCACAGGCTGTCGAGACTGAAGAACAGCACTTGATAAACAGAGGCGATGCTGAGCGAGGACAgctgggaaaaagagagaaactgaaccATAAATTATGTTACTTGTGTCGGTCAGGTGTTGATGGTGATAAGGACATGAAATCTGCCAGTATATTGTCAATGTGCAGCTTCTCTTTGAATGGATATTTAGTGGCTGTGCAATTATATGCAAATGTGACTTAACATTTTAAGCCATAATTATGCTAGTACATGACTCACAtttatgtgttgtgtgtcaCTCAGCCTGGTTTctcatgattaaaaaaacataatttattatcattttaaattcagttatttttttatttatttgcatttttctgtattatatAGAGATTAATTAGCTTTCAGAAGGGTGTAGTTCAAACCATCAAAGCacttaagttaaaaaaaaaagccttgtaattcatttatttgttgttgatgttgggATCATGTGTTTGAGGAGAATTTTGGTcattgagagagagaaagaaataaaagtttcAATTGTACACGTCAAGCTTTGTCGTTAATTCAGAGACCAGTGACCAGCTGTATTTTGGGTATTACAATTGTACGGTTTCTCCGCTAAAGACACTGAAATCagtttctacatttatttaatagtACATGTTTTCATGGGGCCTAGAGCTCAGAGAGGAGTTCTCACTATCCACTTTAAGCTCACGAGTTCCTAGTTGTCATTAATGCATTAATATAATTAGTTAGAATAAGTGCAAGTGTATAGTTTCCCTATCTTTAGAGGTTCCATCCATTATTTGGTTTCTCTGCTGTGTAAGGTCTCATACTGGTCTTTATAACACTGACTGTGATTCGGCCATTTACCTCACATATTTCAGCTGTATGAGACCTGCCAGTGTCACTTAGGTAAGTCTGATGTTTGAGCTAGTTCACAAAGTTCATCTGCACACTGGCATGGTTACTTCATGAACAAAACAGTGATTCCTGTGAAGGAAAGCAGTTATCACAATGAATTTTGCAAACATCATCGAACTAATCTTTGAATTGAACTGCATTTGTCGTTTTAGTGTCAGAGTTTGGTTTTGCTTTTTGATGGTCAAAGCTTTTGTAGACTaaatttttgaaataaataaattttttaCTCTAGCTCTTGATGTGGTAAGACATTTtaagtcttttgttttttccagcaaaAACGtctataaaaaaaacacaacattcttGTAAGATGTGCTGCTTTACTAGTTGCCCTTTTATTTGGTTATTAGGCTGTAACAGAGAGAACGCCAAGCTGTTGGTTTTATACTGAGGATTGAAGACAAAGCCAAATCACTAATGAAATAGGAAAGAAAAGGTGCTTTTCTTCCTCAGGAAATTACAacttcttttattattatttttatgtgacTCTTTCTGACTTGACTTTTACGCAGGTTTTAGTcgtctttggtttgttttccgCCTGTGTGAAGGATTGAGGTCAATGAATACTTTATCAGAGAGGTTTAAATTGTTCCTTTCACCCCTCAAGGAAACAGTTAATCCTTTCCTGAAAGTAAATACCCCCTCATACATATTCAGTATGAGTTCATTTTCAGGCAGCAGGTGATTTAGTTTGATTGCGACTCtttttaaacattacatttagaCGTGAAAAGGATCAGGAAgtcttttggtttgttttcctcctgttaaaCAGCATAAAGCCTGGAATTACATACTGATAAACCTCCCTCTCTATTATCTCCAATTCTGTGCTCCGAGCTCACATGATGAAATGGAGAAAGCAATGACTGGAATGTGGAATTTGGTTGCACGGATTTCAACACATAAAGCGTACTGCAAGCAGACACTTGCCaccgcgtgtgtgtgtgtgtgtatgcttctTTAATCCCCGAAAAGGCTGGCAGTGACTGGCCCAAAAATCGGATGTTTTCTCATTCGAGCGTTTCCCAGGCAcacctctttctccctcctcctcgtcaCTGCggcctcctgtctctcctctccttttcccgCCTCGCTGTCTGTCCGTCTTCTCcttaatttattttacagttgtctgtaaatgtttggccctgggagaggaaagaaaaatatatatatatcataattAAGTCAAAGATGTTGGCTCgttctgctctcctcctcctcctcctcctcctcctcctccatgacacacagacacacatgcccACAGCCTTGGGGCAGTATAGTTAAGGAGGTATGtaaagtttgtcttttttagGACCTTGAACGGACTAACCGCAGGGAGAAAGAACGAGAAAAGAGgcgagaggagggggagggagaaagaaaaagatggagcTTGATGAAGTGTGAGGGAGTAAAGGtggaaaaggtttttggagctgcaggtgtgaggccaaatgtgtggttttatctctgtctctttcccacacacacactcactctctcacacagacgAGTCCTGACATTGAAACAGTGCTTACTGAGGTGAAGAGAAAGCAGCAGGAATTGAGGGCAGCTGACATAAAGCAGAGGCAGccgagagagagacagcaaaggTATTAGCAGCTCATAAAAAGGCACTTAGAGCTGCGGTTAGACAGAGCATACATTCATCACCACTGGCTgctactgaacacacacatgttgaGGGGTCTCAGTGGCAGCTGCTCCCAGTATGTGGAATAACAAAGATGGAGCAGATAACAAATGTGTGAGGAAGGGAAGAGTAATAAGGATAATCTGATTTTGCAACTGACAGCTGAAcctgtttttaaatctttttcaaAAGTTATAAATACCACAGCTAAAATAACCTCTGCAGTGAatttaaatcacataaaaagAGGGTGATGGCATGTGTTAAGAGAATGTGTGCTGGTGCCAAGACGCTGCCTGCCTCTGCAGCCGCTGTATAGCCAGCAATTtctggggaggaaaaaaaaagtgagccAGTATAATCAGCTATAACGCACGAATCATCTCTCTCAGATCCTTCACTCCACCCACAAGATACAATCCTTCcattcttgtattttttctcattcactCCAGCAGGACATCTATGAGCAGGACGCACATTCCCTCTGTTTGAACAAGAACTTAATACCAAAAGCAGAACAGGATTTGGAATAagctcttcttctcttttttctcctctctctctctttgatcAGACAGGCTGACAGAAAAGTTGTGACAGATTTagaaagcagcaaaaaaaaaaaaagtccagagagaggcagagagaaagagagaaagagagagagagagctttgcCCTGAAGGTTTCTGAGGAAGAAACAGGAGACAGATAAAAAGGCAGCGATaatctgagagagacagacagagggagggaagagcaCAGCTGTTGTGTGAAGAGAAGGGAAAATATAGATAAAGAAAGCGAGGAGGTGCACCAGTGTGAAGGGCGAGGAGAAGAGACTGAAGAGCACAACCAAGGCTGCAGAGAAAAGGGGAGATAAATGGGagaatcagaaaataaaaggcAGAGATTGAAGCAAAATTCACGTTCAAGGTCAAGAAAGAtataaagaggagaaaaagtgaagacagaaaCTCAAACAGGGACAAACAGTCATTCAGAGAACATCCGATCAACAGCAATGGACGTGCAgcaagagaagaggaaagacttcctctgaagaaaaaaaagggaagacgAAAAAAGGAGCCGCGTTTGAagctgtgaggaggagaggatttCCTCATCATGATTTATTCAGCTGATTTACCAAATTCAAACAACCTGCGCCAGAAGAGCAACTTCGTCCCAGGATagaatgaagagaggaggaaagagataCCTGCCGAGCCTGTGAtaccctcctgctcctccttctcctcctcttcacctcagactcctccacctccctctcctccttcctctctgccacTTTACATCCAGCTTTAAATTCTccaacttcctcctcctctgtcctgatatctcctctcctctcctcccttctccatctcctcactATGTGGATACCAGCTTTGCTCCTATGGATGCTTAATATCAGCAATTTGTGCTCAGGACAAGACTACACGGACTATTACCAAACTGGAGACATGGGCACAGAGGTGAGACATTTCATTTCTCTATCATCTATAAATGTGTGCTTGGTCTGAACTGCGTTAACTATGAAATATTATTCTACCATTTCTCCTTCACTAATTTCTACAGCTTGTCAAATAGTGACACAAGGGCTCAAGAGATCACTGAATTGTTTGACGAGTATGAAAGTTACATCAATTAAATGCTATGTCATTGATGTTAAACAGCGCtcctcaccatcatcaccatcaaaacACCTAATGAGGGAGTATCTTCTGACAGAATAGTGTTAGCTAAGCTAGAtaagcttttatttattcaggaaaGAGCTCTGGGAACAGATTTCATACAGCTCTGCAGTAACATCACAATAATTCAATCACACACCACTCCTGTCTGGATTTTTAAAGCTTACCTCTTATATCATCTGGTGTCATGGATGTTCACTGAGGCTAAGGACTAAGGACTTTTTCATGTAACTATCAGTGGTGAGTATGATAGCTGTGTTGAGTAATGGCACTGTGGTAAATGGTATTCGGCGGTTTAagggaagcagcagcagcatgagcGCACAGACTGTCTATATTTTGGTGTAGATATTATATTAAACTGAACTTTTCCTGTTTTGAAGAGAGAAATAAGCTCTGTTCAGGTATAAGAATCCAATTTAAAGTTTTAGTTTGTGAGCTTTGATCTGCCATTTAACCAAATACTTATTCATAAAGCTGCAGTGTATCTATTAGAAGTACATCAAATCAGGTTGTAGTTTAGATTgtgctttaaataaaaaagaaaa harbors:
- the LOC108892853 gene encoding trace amine-associated receptor 13c-like, translated to MDSSGPPPLCFPNLNSSCRRLSLPRSETALLYTLLAFVSLLTVTLNLLVIISISHFRQLHTPTNALLLSLAVSDLVVGLMVMPIEGLRYMETCWLLGRLMCALTPYVSYCLLSASLGNMVLISIDRYLAICDPLLYSSKITVNRVKILICLCWACSLVYNGCILMGHLGRPDRFRSCHGECVVVISHLSGTLDLFISFVGPCTVMVVLYMRVFVVAVSQVRVMRLQTAATAVTAAPAARKSERKAARTLGVVIAVFLMCFCPYYYPALAGQDTSTSLSYYATLSWIMLMNSCVNPLIYALFYPWFRKAVKLIVTLRILQVHSREVKIL
- the LOC108892852 gene encoding trace amine-associated receptor 13c-like: MDSSGPPPLCFPNLNSSCRRLSLPRSETALLYTLLAFVSLLTVTLNLLVIISISHFRQLHTPTNALLLSLAVSDLVVGLLGMPIEGLRYMETCWLLGRLMCALTPYVSYCLLSASLGNMVLISIDRYLAICDPLLYSSKITVNRVKILICLCWACSLVYNGCILMGHLGRPDRFRSCHGECVVVISHLSGTVDLFVTFVGPCTVMVVLYMRVFVVAVSQVRVIRSQTVAANVKAAPAARKSERKAARTLGVVIAVFLVCFCPYYYPALAGQDTSTSLSYFAALSWIMFLNSCMNPLIYALFYPWFRKAIKLIFTLEILQAHSREIKIL
- the LOC108892846 gene encoding stomatin-like protein 2, mitochondrial, yielding MLRTLCRAGGAVLKSSQRTVPRLWVTPAQQRWASNLPMNTVVLFVPQQEAWVVERMGRFHRILEPGLNILIPILDRIRYVQSLKEIVIDIPEQSAVSLDNVTLQIDGVLYLRILDPFKASYGVEDPEYAVTQLAQTTMRSELGKLTLDKVFRERESLNSNIVHSINQASDEWGIRCLRYEIKDIQVPPRVKESMQMQVEAERRKRATVLESEGTREAAINVAEGHKQAQILASEGEKVEQINKAAGEAQAVLAKAEAKAKAIRLLSEALAEQNGNAAASLSVAEQYVSAFSNLAKESNTVLLPSNTGDVSGMVTQAMTIYSTLSKPMLKVDSIKTKPEEPSEEPPVQSTSAH